In Dysidea avara chromosome 3, odDysAvar1.4, whole genome shotgun sequence, a single window of DNA contains:
- the LOC136251241 gene encoding uncharacterized protein codes for MSYRDSSGGRGGDYRDRDRGRGDRRDNSGGGRYEGNQSGGRFGRNDRGGGRSRGFGDRRPGGRFDERGNPPMNNSAYGPPLPPRERRTRWDPTPKHGGPIEKNFYVIHPDVGQRQEAEVTRYRIAREISVRGCGVPNPVTTFLEAGFPDYIMGILLKQGFVEPTAIQAQGWPMALSGRDFVGIAQTGSGKTLGYMLPAIVHIKHQPPVYHGDGPICLVLAPTRELAQQVQGVANTFCNPLGIRSTCIYGGASKHPQRRDLERGVEICIATPGRLIDFLDEKKTNMLRCTFLVLDEADRMLDMGFEPQIRKIVDMIRTDRQTLMWSATWPKEVCGLAEDFLIDYIQVNVGSLQLNANHNIHQIIEVCQDYDKETRLKVLLERIMLEKENKTLVFCETKRKTDELTRILRREGWPAICIHGDKAQAERDWALNEFRKGQSPILLATDVASRGLDVKDIMYVINYDYPAQTEDYVHRIGRTARASTKGTAYTFFTNDNMRSSRELIDVLREAQQEVPPELFELAEMSKMFSKERKRFRHKDSGGGYFNHRDNKNDRFNNSRGGGYGTGGGGNKSYAGGSGGAGGNRGFGGGGGKFGGGNRGGSNSGGGGNFGRKGGGFGRNNYHPQDAPAEMVAAVFNTQGLGPSTQSTSQFANSFQQPGGGMPPQMFMPPPLPLLPGGGEQLGAAMMASQMFFPPQQPGGDQGVPPPPPPPPST; via the exons ATGTCTTACCGGGATTCAAGTGGTGGCCGCGGCGGAGACTACAGGGATAGAGATAGGGGCCGTGGCGATCGAAGAGACAATTCTGGTGGCGGGAGATACGAAGGAAACCAGTCGGGTGGAAGGTTTGGTAGAAATGATAGAGGCGGAGGAAGAAGCCGTGGTTTTGGAGATAGACG ACCCGGTGGTAGGTTTGACGAACGGGGGAACCCTCCTATGAATAATTCCGCCTATGGTCCGCCTTTGCCACCCCGTGAGCGAAGGACTCGGTGGGATCCTACCCCTAAGCATGGAGGACCAATAGAAAAGAATTTTTACGTAATCCACCCGGATGTTGGTCAGCGGCAAGAG GCTGAAGTAACCAGATACAGAATAGCGCGTGAAATTTCTGTAAGGGGTTGTGGAGTACCTAACCCAGTAACAACATTTTTAGAGGCAGGCTTTCCAG ATTACATCATGGGTATTTTGTTAAAGCAAGGTTTTGTAGAGCCAACTGCTATTCAAGCACAG GGGTGGCCTATGGCATTGTCTGGACGAGACTTTGTTGGGATAGCTCAAACTGGTTCAGGGAAAACACTAGGG TACATGCTCCCAGCCATCGTACACATTAAGCATCAACCACCAGTTTACCATGGTGACGGCCCCATT TGCTTAGTGTTAGCACCCACCCGAGAACTCGCTCAGCAAGTTCAG GGCGTGGCTAATACATTTTGCAATCCTCTTGGTATCAGGTCCACCTGTATCTATGGGGGAGCCTCAAAGCACCCACAGCGGCGAGATCTGGAGCGAGGAGTAGAAATCTGCATTGCTACACCAGGAAGACTGATTGACTTTCTTGATGAAAAGAAGACCAACATGTTGCGTTGTACCTTCTTG GTACTTGATGAAGCTGATAGGATGCTTGATATGGGTTTTGAGCCACAGATTAGGAAGATAGTTGACATGATTAGA ACGGACAGGCAGACACTCATGTGGAGTGCTACATGGCCTAAAGAAGTTTGTG GACTAGCAGAAGACTTCCTGATTGACTACATACAAGTCAATGTTGGCTCACTACAGTTGAATGCTAACCATAACATACACCAGATTATTGAGGTGTGCCAGGACTATGACAAAGAGACCAG GTTGAAGGTGTTATTGGAGCGTATTATGCTAGAGAAGGAGAACAAG ACCTTGGTGTTCTGTGAAACCAAACGAAAAACTGATGAACTCACTAGAATACTGAGAAGAGAAGG TTGGCCAGCTATTTGTATTCATGGTGACAAGGCTCAAGCAGAAAGAGATTGGGCTCTAAATG AGTTCAGAAAAGGACAATCTCCAATTCTCCTTGCTACTGATGTGGCTTCCAGAGGTCTAG ATGTGAAGGACATCATGTATGTCATCAACTATGATTACCCTGCCCAGACTGAGGATTACGTGCATCGTATTGGTCGTACTGCTCGTGCCAGTACCAAGGGTACTGCCTACACCTTCTTCACCAATGACAACATGCGTAGCTCACGAGAGCTCATTGATGTTCTTAGAGAAGCCCAACAAGAGGTTCCTCCTGAGCTGTTTGAACTAGCTGAAATGTCTAAGATGTTTAGTAAAG AAAGGAAACGTTTCCGACACAAGGATTCAGGTGGTGGCTATTTCAACCATAGGGATAACAAGAACGATCGTTTCAACAACAGTCGAGGAGGAGGGTATGGCACTGGTGGAGGAGGAAACAAAAGCTATGCTGGAGGCAGTGGAGGAGCTGGGGGCAACAGAGGctttggtggtggtggtggcaaATTTGGTGGTGGGAACAGGGGTGGAAGCAACAGCGGCGGAGGGGGGAACTTTGGAAGAAAAGGTGGTGGATTTGGTCGGAACAACTATCACCCTCAAGATGCCCCAGCAGAAATGGTTGCTGCTGTGTTCAACACTCAAGGCCTTGGACCCAGCACCCAATCTACATCACAGTTTGCTAATTCATTCCAACAGCCAGGAGGAGGAATGCCACCACAGATGTTTATGCCCCCTCCACTGCCCTTATTACCAGGTGGTGGTGAGCAGCTTGGGGCAGCCATGATGGCATCACAAATGTTCTTCCCACCACAGCAACCAGGTGGAGACCAAGGGGTACCACCACCTCCCCCACCACCACCCAGTACATGA
- the LOC136251239 gene encoding uncharacterized protein isoform X1: protein MSSVSRKPSKVIALKLPPSLLSKKVEELLDACRGYGNVRQYALDTKYGRLLVEMDGEFSALKILNEFRHSPPTVSGYSVRAYPTSLQELAVISTSRPREISPTRKEKMGEFNPGYLKDDNSIGAVLCAHVDKETTEVTHDILRQAFAKYGRIVCLVSFRHKGILHCLVEYPDCVKAGDVVKKLHGTPIYDDCCILRVFYSNLAKLEFRDDGKGLRKLLHTSSQFELSARTVSKLQVWSPRQDAAIAAKDMSRAVRNTAAAKNVTMGMIPRIPKLKAITNKGISSRPVRPIEKHKESEKQLQSVPTKPPNKDTHTSTSNGLTVPKVFPHNCPSKSPPPLINMSDKKTNSIDDNNVLNKQVTSPIKTNHKLPLSGDKDTHIDSIALPSPVPISGTEELTVEPDTGVDQSSDSVRDSTPFTLILDPSDCSDIETDASTSSVYCQKRFSDNGCQASPSCASVATEAGCQYITLSSVGLQCDVVDEEMRKMASACQEKLKLLQSQCAEIAELNERNKTLLEENAELKRLLSEVHGEMTKLQEAVNSTPPRPDSSTDSGTNVKVENEVEVTRNHEVAPSHGSQQPKRKVSLADIPMFETSSTVTNQPGRPRKRALSCDGSSPGPSNHKKNHSFKGHESVKKKSHKLDKEKKKSYLSSLTKGVHNGNKSTNGYAKKIRNKFLFSLINTFLKAQKFISVKVELMKEAMKGLTDGDLLQLMGKIVPQLDSISDATIDLKRLSNLDMVGYEDALFSLISKLPNLFPDIIKQLNGTNLSIPGTSQTLLGVLRKMESLATDMCKYIPQTLAFGNAGTGETTSVEDSSDAKPPELLPPMSVDELLDKKPVSEEKPTSLIVSISTKHLKPFGSKQLPDSSEENVPSPPLNVGGKRVCATTTPAESDHSTPSPPEAQEDKMDTIVEMSTPDGDIATQDSVTEVFSTSSTSSLQAADTMETTAECASDDAKNEVVITKLTNPHASSISVTVAGSLAGTPPTDAVSKTSVTPPPHSTNHTIAATSVEQASSEATPVLSAFPADQNVVTTVVAPVTQAPPPYNAALPAWSRVTPVSSCAAPDLRASCPAINNLGPFVPLPAAPIPPTPVVKINMSAEGLVIKWTLQQIDIHLASQVESYCLSAFEGASPPSPEQWETVGKMRALQLPMACTLTHFVQGTTYHFAVRAISKGGVRGQFSRARSIDL from the exons ATGTCTTCTGTATCCCGCAAGCCCTCTAAGGTGATAGCACTCAAGCTACCTCCTTCTTTACTAAGCAAAAAGGTTGAGGAGCTGCTGGACGCGTGCAGGGGATATGGAAATGTTAGGCAGTACGCACTCGACACAAAGTACGGCCGACTGCTGGTTGAAATGGATGGCGAGTTCTCAGCACTGAAAATACTAAATGAATTTAGACACTCGCCGCCCACTGTAAGTGGATACTCTGTTAGAGCATATCCGACTAGCCTGCAGGAATTGGCTGTCATTTCTACGTCAAGGCCGCGGGAAATATCGCCAACTAGAAAGGAGAAAATGGGAGAGTTCAACCCCGGATATTTGAAGGATGATAACTCCATTGGTGCAGTTTTATGTGCCCACGTGGACAAAGAAACAACGGAGGTTACACATGATATTTTGCGCCAAGCTTTCGCAAAGTATGGACGCATAGTTTGTCTGGTTTCCTTCCGGCATAAGGGTATCTTGCATTGCCTCGTCGAGTACCCCGACTGTGTTAAGGCTGGAGACGTTGTGAAGAAACTACACGGCACACCGATTTATGATGACTGTTGCATTTTACGCGTGTTCTACAGCAACCTCGCGAAGCTAGAATTTCGAGATGACGGAAAAGGACTCCGAAAACTGTTGCACACTAGTTCGCAGTTCGAACTAAGTGCTAGAACTGTCTCCAAACTGCAGGTATGGTCACCAA GGCAAGATGCAGCCATAGCAGCAAAAGACAT GTCAAGAGCAGTTAGAAACACAGCAGCTGCCAAAAATG TTACTATGGGCATGATACCCAGAATACCTAAACTCAAGGCTATCACAAACAAGGGCATCTCTTCAAGACCTGTACGCCCTATTGAAAAGCACAAAGAATCAGAAAAGCAGTTACAGTCTGTACCAACGAAACCTCCAAACAAAGATACTCATACATCTACCAGCAATGGGCTAACTGTACCCAAGGTATTCCCTCATAACTGTCCATCCAAATCTCCACCCCCTCTTATAAATATGTCTGATAAGAAAACCAATTCTATTGATGACAATAATGTTTTAAATAAGCAAGTAACTTCTCCAATCAAGACCAACCACAAATTACCACTTAGTGGAGACAAAGACACTCATATTGATAGTATAGCATTACCAAGTCCTGTACCTATAAGTGGTACAGAGGaacttacagtggaacctgatACTGGTGTTGATCAGTCATCAGATTCAGTAAGAGACTCCACTCCATTTACGTTAATACTGGACCCTTCAGATTGTTCTGATATTGAGACAGATGCATCAACATCAAGTGTATATTGTCAGAAGAG GTTCTCAGACAATGGTTGCCAGGCGTCTCCTTCATGTGCCAGTGTAGCAACAGAGGCTGGCTGTCAATACATCACCTTGTCTTCAGTAGGACTACAGTGTGATGTAGTAGATGAG GAGATGCGAAAAATGGCCTCCGCATGTCAGGAGAAGCTGAAACTTCTTCAGTCACAGTGTGCAGAAATTGCAGAACTAAATGAGCGGAACAAAACTCTTCTTGAAGAGAATGCTGAACTGAAACGACTGCTATCTGAAGTGCATGGGGAGATGACGAAACTTCAGGAG GCTGTGAATAGTACACCTCCAAGGCCAGACTCTTCAACAGATTCAGGTACTAATGTGAAGGTTGAGAATGAG GTTGAAGTAACCAGAAACCATGAAGTTGCACCTTCCCATGGGTCTCAACAGCCCAAAAGAAAGGTGTCACTTGCAGACATTCCTATGTTTGAGACATCGTCTACTGTAACCAATCAGCCGGGCCGGCCTCGTAAAAGAGCTCTGTCTTGTGATGGAAGTTCACCTGGACCATCTAACCACAAGAAAAACCACTCCTTTAAAGGACACGAGTCAGTGAAGAAGAAAAGCCATAAACTAGACAAAGAGAAAAAGAAGTCATATCTTTCCTCACTAACAAAAGGAGTACACAATGGTAACAAGTCTACAAATGGATATGCCAAGAAAATCAGGAACAAATTCCTGTTCAGTTTGATTAACACTTTCCTGAAGGCACAAAAGTTCATCAGTGTCAAGGTGGAACTGATGAAGGAAGCTATGAAGGGTCTGACAGATGGTGACCTGTTGCAGCTAATGGGAAAGATAGTACCTCAGCTTGACAGTATATCTGATGCAACAATTGATTTGAAGAGACTGTCCAACTTAGACATGGTTGGTTATGAGGATGCATTGTTCTCACTGATCAGCAAACTGCCTAATCTGTTTCCTGACATTATCAAGCAGCTGAATGGCACAAATCTATCCATCCCTGGGACCTCCCAAACACTGCTGGGTGTGCTGAGAAAGATGGAGAGCTTGGCAACAGATATGTGCAAGTATATCCCACAGACACTGGCTTTTGGGAATGCAGGGACTGGCGAGACCACTTCAGTAGAAGACAGCAGTGACGCAAAACCACCCGAACTACTACCACCCATGTCTGTAGATGAACTATTGGACAAAAAACCAGTCAGTGAAGAAAAACCAACTTCTCTCATAGTTTCTATCAGTACAAAGCACTTGAAGCCGTTTGGTAGTAAGCAGTTACCAGATTCATCTGAAGAAAATGTCCCATCACCACCTCTGAATGTTGGTGGAAAGCGTGtctgtgctacaacaacaccAGCTGAGTCAGATCACAGTACCCCATCACCTCCCGAGGCACAAGAAGACAAGATGGATACTATTGTTGAAATGTCAACACCAGATGGAGATATAGCTACACAAGATAGTGTCACTGAGGTGTTCTCAACATCAAGCACATCTAGCCTACAGGCTGCTGATACGATGGAGACTACAGCAGAGTGTGCTAGTGATGATGCCAAGAATGAAGTGGTCATCACTAAACTCACCAATCCTCATGCCAGTAGTATTAGTGTGACAGTTGCGGGTAGTCTTGCTGGAACCCCTCCTACTGATGCAGTTAGTAAAACATCTGTAACCCCACCTCCTCATTCAACCAATCACACCATTGCTGCGACATCTGTAGAACAAGCTAGTAGTGAAGCCACACCAGTACTTAGTGCTTTTCCAGCTGATCAAAATGTAGTAACCACTGTTGTTGCACCTGTGACCCAAGCCCCACCTCCTTACAATGCAGCCTTACCTGCTTGGAGTCGGGTTACACCAGTTTCATCTTGTGCTGCGCCAGACCTCAGAGCTAGTTGTCCAGCCATCAACAACTTGGGCCCATTTGTACCATTGCCAGCAGCACCCATCCCTCCTACACCAGTGGTCAAGATCAACATGTCTGCAGAGGGATTAGTAATTAAATGGACCCTACAACAGATAGATATACACTTGGCATCCCAAGTTGAGTCATATTGCTTGAGTGCCTTTGAAGGAGCATCTCCACCATCACCTGAGCAGTGGGAAACTGTTGGTAAAATGAGAGCTCTCCAGCTACCCATGGCATGCACTCTGACACATTTTGTGCAAGGAACAACCTATCATTTTGCTGTCCGAGCCATAAGTAAGGGTGGAGTGCGTGGCCAGTTCAGCCGAGCTAGATCTATTGATTTGTAG
- the LOC136251239 gene encoding uncharacterized protein isoform X2, producing MDGEFSALKILNEFRHSPPTVSGYSVRAYPTSLQELAVISTSRPREISPTRKEKMGEFNPGYLKDDNSIGAVLCAHVDKETTEVTHDILRQAFAKYGRIVCLVSFRHKGILHCLVEYPDCVKAGDVVKKLHGTPIYDDCCILRVFYSNLAKLEFRDDGKGLRKLLHTSSQFELSARTVSKLQVWSPRQDAAIAAKDMSRAVRNTAAAKNVTMGMIPRIPKLKAITNKGISSRPVRPIEKHKESEKQLQSVPTKPPNKDTHTSTSNGLTVPKVFPHNCPSKSPPPLINMSDKKTNSIDDNNVLNKQVTSPIKTNHKLPLSGDKDTHIDSIALPSPVPISGTEELTVEPDTGVDQSSDSVRDSTPFTLILDPSDCSDIETDASTSSVYCQKRFSDNGCQASPSCASVATEAGCQYITLSSVGLQCDVVDEEMRKMASACQEKLKLLQSQCAEIAELNERNKTLLEENAELKRLLSEVHGEMTKLQEAVNSTPPRPDSSTDSGTNVKVENEVEVTRNHEVAPSHGSQQPKRKVSLADIPMFETSSTVTNQPGRPRKRALSCDGSSPGPSNHKKNHSFKGHESVKKKSHKLDKEKKKSYLSSLTKGVHNGNKSTNGYAKKIRNKFLFSLINTFLKAQKFISVKVELMKEAMKGLTDGDLLQLMGKIVPQLDSISDATIDLKRLSNLDMVGYEDALFSLISKLPNLFPDIIKQLNGTNLSIPGTSQTLLGVLRKMESLATDMCKYIPQTLAFGNAGTGETTSVEDSSDAKPPELLPPMSVDELLDKKPVSEEKPTSLIVSISTKHLKPFGSKQLPDSSEENVPSPPLNVGGKRVCATTTPAESDHSTPSPPEAQEDKMDTIVEMSTPDGDIATQDSVTEVFSTSSTSSLQAADTMETTAECASDDAKNEVVITKLTNPHASSISVTVAGSLAGTPPTDAVSKTSVTPPPHSTNHTIAATSVEQASSEATPVLSAFPADQNVVTTVVAPVTQAPPPYNAALPAWSRVTPVSSCAAPDLRASCPAINNLGPFVPLPAAPIPPTPVVKINMSAEGLVIKWTLQQIDIHLASQVESYCLSAFEGASPPSPEQWETVGKMRALQLPMACTLTHFVQGTTYHFAVRAISKGGVRGQFSRARSIDL from the exons ATGGATGGCGAGTTCTCAGCACTGAAAATACTAAATGAATTTAGACACTCGCCGCCCACTGTAAGTGGATACTCTGTTAGAGCATATCCGACTAGCCTGCAGGAATTGGCTGTCATTTCTACGTCAAGGCCGCGGGAAATATCGCCAACTAGAAAGGAGAAAATGGGAGAGTTCAACCCCGGATATTTGAAGGATGATAACTCCATTGGTGCAGTTTTATGTGCCCACGTGGACAAAGAAACAACGGAGGTTACACATGATATTTTGCGCCAAGCTTTCGCAAAGTATGGACGCATAGTTTGTCTGGTTTCCTTCCGGCATAAGGGTATCTTGCATTGCCTCGTCGAGTACCCCGACTGTGTTAAGGCTGGAGACGTTGTGAAGAAACTACACGGCACACCGATTTATGATGACTGTTGCATTTTACGCGTGTTCTACAGCAACCTCGCGAAGCTAGAATTTCGAGATGACGGAAAAGGACTCCGAAAACTGTTGCACACTAGTTCGCAGTTCGAACTAAGTGCTAGAACTGTCTCCAAACTGCAGGTATGGTCACCAA GGCAAGATGCAGCCATAGCAGCAAAAGACAT GTCAAGAGCAGTTAGAAACACAGCAGCTGCCAAAAATG TTACTATGGGCATGATACCCAGAATACCTAAACTCAAGGCTATCACAAACAAGGGCATCTCTTCAAGACCTGTACGCCCTATTGAAAAGCACAAAGAATCAGAAAAGCAGTTACAGTCTGTACCAACGAAACCTCCAAACAAAGATACTCATACATCTACCAGCAATGGGCTAACTGTACCCAAGGTATTCCCTCATAACTGTCCATCCAAATCTCCACCCCCTCTTATAAATATGTCTGATAAGAAAACCAATTCTATTGATGACAATAATGTTTTAAATAAGCAAGTAACTTCTCCAATCAAGACCAACCACAAATTACCACTTAGTGGAGACAAAGACACTCATATTGATAGTATAGCATTACCAAGTCCTGTACCTATAAGTGGTACAGAGGaacttacagtggaacctgatACTGGTGTTGATCAGTCATCAGATTCAGTAAGAGACTCCACTCCATTTACGTTAATACTGGACCCTTCAGATTGTTCTGATATTGAGACAGATGCATCAACATCAAGTGTATATTGTCAGAAGAG GTTCTCAGACAATGGTTGCCAGGCGTCTCCTTCATGTGCCAGTGTAGCAACAGAGGCTGGCTGTCAATACATCACCTTGTCTTCAGTAGGACTACAGTGTGATGTAGTAGATGAG GAGATGCGAAAAATGGCCTCCGCATGTCAGGAGAAGCTGAAACTTCTTCAGTCACAGTGTGCAGAAATTGCAGAACTAAATGAGCGGAACAAAACTCTTCTTGAAGAGAATGCTGAACTGAAACGACTGCTATCTGAAGTGCATGGGGAGATGACGAAACTTCAGGAG GCTGTGAATAGTACACCTCCAAGGCCAGACTCTTCAACAGATTCAGGTACTAATGTGAAGGTTGAGAATGAG GTTGAAGTAACCAGAAACCATGAAGTTGCACCTTCCCATGGGTCTCAACAGCCCAAAAGAAAGGTGTCACTTGCAGACATTCCTATGTTTGAGACATCGTCTACTGTAACCAATCAGCCGGGCCGGCCTCGTAAAAGAGCTCTGTCTTGTGATGGAAGTTCACCTGGACCATCTAACCACAAGAAAAACCACTCCTTTAAAGGACACGAGTCAGTGAAGAAGAAAAGCCATAAACTAGACAAAGAGAAAAAGAAGTCATATCTTTCCTCACTAACAAAAGGAGTACACAATGGTAACAAGTCTACAAATGGATATGCCAAGAAAATCAGGAACAAATTCCTGTTCAGTTTGATTAACACTTTCCTGAAGGCACAAAAGTTCATCAGTGTCAAGGTGGAACTGATGAAGGAAGCTATGAAGGGTCTGACAGATGGTGACCTGTTGCAGCTAATGGGAAAGATAGTACCTCAGCTTGACAGTATATCTGATGCAACAATTGATTTGAAGAGACTGTCCAACTTAGACATGGTTGGTTATGAGGATGCATTGTTCTCACTGATCAGCAAACTGCCTAATCTGTTTCCTGACATTATCAAGCAGCTGAATGGCACAAATCTATCCATCCCTGGGACCTCCCAAACACTGCTGGGTGTGCTGAGAAAGATGGAGAGCTTGGCAACAGATATGTGCAAGTATATCCCACAGACACTGGCTTTTGGGAATGCAGGGACTGGCGAGACCACTTCAGTAGAAGACAGCAGTGACGCAAAACCACCCGAACTACTACCACCCATGTCTGTAGATGAACTATTGGACAAAAAACCAGTCAGTGAAGAAAAACCAACTTCTCTCATAGTTTCTATCAGTACAAAGCACTTGAAGCCGTTTGGTAGTAAGCAGTTACCAGATTCATCTGAAGAAAATGTCCCATCACCACCTCTGAATGTTGGTGGAAAGCGTGtctgtgctacaacaacaccAGCTGAGTCAGATCACAGTACCCCATCACCTCCCGAGGCACAAGAAGACAAGATGGATACTATTGTTGAAATGTCAACACCAGATGGAGATATAGCTACACAAGATAGTGTCACTGAGGTGTTCTCAACATCAAGCACATCTAGCCTACAGGCTGCTGATACGATGGAGACTACAGCAGAGTGTGCTAGTGATGATGCCAAGAATGAAGTGGTCATCACTAAACTCACCAATCCTCATGCCAGTAGTATTAGTGTGACAGTTGCGGGTAGTCTTGCTGGAACCCCTCCTACTGATGCAGTTAGTAAAACATCTGTAACCCCACCTCCTCATTCAACCAATCACACCATTGCTGCGACATCTGTAGAACAAGCTAGTAGTGAAGCCACACCAGTACTTAGTGCTTTTCCAGCTGATCAAAATGTAGTAACCACTGTTGTTGCACCTGTGACCCAAGCCCCACCTCCTTACAATGCAGCCTTACCTGCTTGGAGTCGGGTTACACCAGTTTCATCTTGTGCTGCGCCAGACCTCAGAGCTAGTTGTCCAGCCATCAACAACTTGGGCCCATTTGTACCATTGCCAGCAGCACCCATCCCTCCTACACCAGTGGTCAAGATCAACATGTCTGCAGAGGGATTAGTAATTAAATGGACCCTACAACAGATAGATATACACTTGGCATCCCAAGTTGAGTCATATTGCTTGAGTGCCTTTGAAGGAGCATCTCCACCATCACCTGAGCAGTGGGAAACTGTTGGTAAAATGAGAGCTCTCCAGCTACCCATGGCATGCACTCTGACACATTTTGTGCAAGGAACAACCTATCATTTTGCTGTCCGAGCCATAAGTAAGGGTGGAGTGCGTGGCCAGTTCAGCCGAGCTAGATCTATTGATTTGTAG